From a region of the Alnus glutinosa chromosome 1, dhAlnGlut1.1, whole genome shotgun sequence genome:
- the LOC133868730 gene encoding photosynthetic NDH subunit of lumenal location 2, chloroplastic, producing MSTFTHTTTPLHAQLAKPRSRSPKRSSFPKVEASFPGEENVSTHRRQFVTTLFATTSMAALGLLGTPQALAQNWGTRSFIREHFFEPGLSPEDAVARIRQTAEGLHSIRDMLETMSWRYVIFYIRLKQAYLSQDLKNAITTLPDGRRDDYVKTANELVDNMLELDYYVRTPKVYESYLYYEKTLKSIDDLVALFV from the exons ATGTCCACCTTCACTCACACGACCACTCCCCTCCACGCCCAACTCGCCAAACCCCGCAGCCGCAGCCCGAAAAGAAGCTCATTCCCAAAAGTTGAAGCCTCATTTCCGGGTGAAGAAAATGTGTCGACCCACCGACGACAATTTGTGACGACTTTGTTTGCCACTACTTCAATGGCGGCGCTTGGTCTGCTCGGAACCCCGCAAGCACTAGCCCAGAATTGGGGCACGCGTTCATTCATAAGGGAACATTTTTTTGAGCCGGGCTTGTCACCGGAAGACGCGGTGGCGAGGATTAGGCAAACTGCTGAGGGGCTGCACAGCATTAGGGACATGTTGGAGACCATGTCTTGGAGATATGTCATCTTTTACATTCGCCTCAAGCAGGCTTATCTTTCTCAGGATCTTAAAAATGCCATCACTACGTTGCCCGACGGCCGCCGGGACGATTATGTTAAAACTGCTAACGAGTTGGTAGATAACATGCTTGAG CTTGACTATTATGTTCGGACGCCAAAAGTATATGAATCGTACCTATACTACGAGAAGACATTGAAATCAATAGATGATCTTGTGGCACTATTTGtttag
- the LOC133868737 gene encoding casparian strip membrane protein 1-like, whose product MKAAAGPVPEAGGEASSTPQRVINRGLSIMDLVLRIIAAVGTLASAVAVGTTDQTLPFFTQFFQFTAQYNDIPTFTFFMIANSIVCAYLVLSLPLSVFHIIRSRSGAAKKSRIILLIFDTVMLALLTAGASAAAAIVYLAYNGNASANWSAFCQQFDSFCERISGSLIGSFGGILLLLLLIFTLAVAISRH is encoded by the exons atgaaagcgGCTGCAGGACCAGTACCTGAGGCTGGGGGTGAAGCTTCTTCAACGCCACAAAGGGTGATCAATAGAGGGCTTTCTATAATGGACTTGGTTCTTCGAATTATTGCAGCTGTCGGAACGCTAGCAAGTGCGGTGGCAGTGGGAACAACGGACCAAACACTTCCATTTTTCACACAGTTTTTCCAATTTACGGCCCAATATAATGATATTCCCACGTTCAC GTTCTTTATGATCGCGAATTCGATTGTATGCGCCTACCTTGTTCTTTCTCTTCCCCTATCTGTCTTCCATATCATCAGGTCGCGGAGTGGTGCAGCAAAAAAGAGTAGGATCATCTTGCTCATCTTTGACACG GTAATGCTGGCTCTTCTCACTGCTGGAGCTTCTGCAGCGGCAGCTATAGTATACTTGGCATACAACGGCAACGCAAGTGCCAACTGGTCTGCATTTTGCCAACAATTCGATTCCTTCTGTGAGCGCATCTCTGGGTCCTTAATCGGCTCTTTTGGAGGAATACTCCTACTTCTACTGCTAATTTTTACCTTAGCCGTGGCAATATCTCGACACTGA